The Cyprinus carpio isolate SPL01 chromosome B19, ASM1834038v1, whole genome shotgun sequence DNA window TGcatttggagcgacatgagggtgaatgggcaatgacaggatttttatttttaggttaaatATCCTATTAAAAAGACCTAACACAGCCACTAGTATGTTTGTTGCAGATCTTACCGCTCCCAGATCAACTATGAAGCAGTCGCCATTGTTGAAACTGGCCCAGGCGAGAGGCACTTCTGTGGCCCGGACAGTGCGCCTGCCCTTGATGTGGAAGAGTCGGCGGGCTGTAAGATCATTGGTGACCACGTGTTGAAACCCTGATGCAACACCTCCAGCCTGAGAAggttggaaaatattttttaaaacgttCCTGctctttcttcttgtttttccatttataaaCCCGTGACTCATTTTCATTCTGAGGCCAATTGCAAAACTGAGGAGTTGAATGCCCCCAAACACGTGCTGTGACACAACATCCCCTCTGACCACGCATGTTTGTGAAAAACATAAGGTCCTATGCACAGTAGGAAGATATTGGAGTAGCAGGTTTTACCTCACCcaaattgtaaacaaaaagaCTGATCCTAGGTTTGCACTGTGAAGTCTAGGAAACATTTTCTCAATTTGCAAATATATACAGCAGCAACTGTCAGTCTTTCCATAGGTTTAAACAGCAGCTTTATGTTTGATCTAAGATAGGCCTGAAGTAAAGTGAGAAATAATACACTGTCATTAGAGCACAAAAACTACAAGAAAACTGTCATCAAGAGTAGGTCTAGAGGGTTGTAAACTGTCTCAAACCTTATATGTGATCCCGCCTTTGAAGTAGCTGGTGAAGTTGGTGGACTCAAAACCTTGGAGTTCACGGTACTGGACCGGTTTTCCTCCCAGGTAGTCATCCATCTGAATGGTAAAGATGGCTGCCGCTGCACTTTCATCCTGGGTACATTCCTTAcctagaaagagagaaagaaggatcATTTACTTCTGTGACCTATTCATCCTTTTTCTTTCAGGTTAAAAATTAATTGATTGGGGGGGTGGGGTTCTTGTACACTTTCAGTTCATCAGCTGCATAAACCTTGCATTTGCAAGCCACATTGAGCTGTTTGTTTCACACTTGATGAAGACTGATATACAAAGTGTTTATTCACCCAGCATaaatttttacactttaaaaccTGCTATGTTAGCTTTTTCATGTGACCATAGATGTGTTGTTGGAGGTAAAAAGCCTGTTCTGTGCAATCTATCCACTTTGAAGTAGGCTTTTTTGGGTAAATAAATGACTTGGCAAGAAAGACATGATGAGCAGAAACATCATTAAGGAATCCATTGCATCGGAAGTGGTTAATGACTCATAAtggaagctgtgtgtgtgtgtgtgtgtgtgtgtggttatggtCACAAATACACTCAAGGCCAGAACATCTGTGATATTGACAGTTCTGAAACGTCTAATGGAGTAAAGAAAGTGCTTTCTCTCCGCAGAGGAAGGAAACTGTATTAAGTGCACATGGTTTCTGGCGACTAAATGGCTTCTAAATTTCTGTGATCTTTTTTGAGCAAGCTGGTGACATTAAAAGAACTTTAAAGTCATATTTTTCTTGTAGACTTTGCCAGAATAAAATGCATAAACCATGGTCATTCTCGTCTTCATGAGCTTCctgttttctgttcttttgtAACTTGACCACAgaagtttgttttttgaaaatgctgtGAGACAGCTTTTTAGAGCAACCAGAGCATGTATGCCTGAGGCAtattccaataaaaatattaaaaaacaaagccCTCTGAAACAAAAGCATGACCCAGATCAATGGCAAATGAGAGTGCTATATTTTAAGTAATGACAAAATCACCTGACATTTTGATGTTATGAAAAGgctaaattatgttattttaagagatttattaATCTAGACATATGTCACATTGAAGCTCtgcatcatttcctgttttattttatgtatctttTCTTGGTATGTTGGCTggaccttttttttgtttgtttgtttgtttgtttttttttgcttgtttgttagaaattaacattaaaatattattttcatttattaaggcTCTTCAAAATatcaaactgaattttaattcagaaattaaaaatatgctcATTATACAGAAGGTGTATGAAAGTCCAGTATTAATATCAGGTGACCCAGTACCTGCTTCTGAGAATAAACTTTACAGCCTTCATAATTCTAAAGCGTCATTTTATAGGGGCCATATACTCTACTTTGCTCAGTCTATCTGCTGGCGTGTTTACAATAAGCACATTAGAGTATCATGTCAACTAATTTGCCCTAGTCTTTCCTCAACCTTTTAAATAGTTACTgcgattttatttgattttatttttatttttgttttattttatttttttcagatatcaTTGAAATCATCATTCATGCAATTCTGGATTAGTTTGTGAATACAATTTGACCATACTGATAACCTGTTGAACATTTAGGTACTAGTCAAGCTACTAAGATTAGTCAGATTAGTTACTGTTTAACTGCAGAGTCACATGCAGTATAAAGTAACAGAAAATATTCTACATAGTACATATGTAAAAAgagtatttaaacataaaaagtttCAAAAGACCTAACCTCTTTATAAATGACCATTGAAAATCCATTGCTTACCCAGCCAGTAATGCAGATCATAGAAGCACGAGTCCTTTTGTTTGACAGTGTGGAGCACCAGGTAGGCATCACCTATATAGAAGCTCCCGTGTAAGTTTTCAGGCACAGGGGCCAGTTCCATCTTTTCAATTCTCCATATCTGTAGACCTGGGCGCTTGCCAGCTTGCTCAAACTCTTTGTGCTGAAGCCCCATGACTGAGATAGTTCAGATGCAGATGtggtgagagacagacagtgTACTTCAGTGGTCTGACAGCACTGAATCAATAACAGTCCTGTGCAGATGTCTCCAATGACACTTTAAGTGGGTGTGTTCAGTAGTTaaacacatagagagagagagagagagagagagagagagagagatagagagagagagagagagagagaagagaataaAAAGTTGAGTAATAAATGTGCAATTGCTTTATTGCATTTCCCTATTGCAGCTCTTATAAAACCATATTAAATGAAtctgatgaaaatgaaattaacagAAAGTGGTGTCTGAAGTGATGCACAAAAACTCTTGAGTAGTAATAGTAAACTGAAGCACACATTtaaatttagcagacacttttatccaaagcaacttacagctcattcaggctatacattttttttttttaccagtatgcgTGTTcatgggaattgaacccacgaccttttgcactgctaaccatctaccactgagccacaggaacatgtGACATGAGGTTTGTTCCCATAATGAAGGGGAATTTAATctgaaaaaaagtacataaatagtAGTAGATGAGACACTATCACAGCTCATTTTCATCAATATTGGAGATTTATCATAAAATAGGTTGAAAGTATTTCAGCTGCAGCTGGAAAAAGTCATTCAGTAAGGTGGGTGGGGTTGAGGTTAAATTTGGTTTggtagaaaatgttttttttttttttttttttttttttttttttttttttaaagccactgGGAAAAACAACAATTTAGAGGAGGGTCATGTTATATGAAAGGTCTCACTCTGAACAAGAAACAAGCAGTTAATTCATGTAGTAAATCCTTCACTGACACATGGTTTACCCATGTGACTAAAAGGAAACGTTTTGGTAGTTCAGCATCTCTCAGGAAGTCAAGGTTGTGACtgtcatgtactgtacatatgttTAATGCCATCAGAGAGTGTCCTGAGATCCTGACCTTTGACTTGCCCTCTATTCCTTGGCAGTGGATAGTGGTAAACATGTGTTAATGAATCATCTATTATTTAATAGTACTTTAGTCTTTCAGCCTCCAACAAGCCAGGTATTTGAATGATCAGGGATAACTCCCTGGTGAGGAGGGAACCAAGCTTGACTTGTCATTTCAAGCCACGTTATATGCACAGAGAATAGCATATGAAATGTATATTGAAAAGAAGAAACCCTACTTTGATACAACTGGTAGTGTGTgggattcattcatttttgttttgagtttggatttatttttggttgtttgcCCTATGCACCTATCGATTACCTGCAGGTGTGTGAGGCTAATTGTTTATCAAAGACAAAATCTGTAGCTTGAGTATCATGTTTGATACATCAAGCTTTTTATGGCTCATGTAGTGTGGTATAGGAGAATATAGAGCTTATACtcaagaaatgaagaaaaaaaaaacttattttaatttattacacacattttaacatgattattttataaatattacaaatatggaAGTTATACCtatgtttactttatattaaaaaacagtcCAGCTTCAAGTCATGTTTCACATGTCTTTTTCCTGTGAaatctttaatcatttttaatgaaagGCCTTTTTCTTGCTGAAATgcataaactatcaatcagattaCATACAGTAAGGCATATAGTAGATTGTggacaattgtttttttaagcaaagTTTTCATCTTGTAacttagaggccttagaaattagtatgtcaaatatgatacagtacaGGCTTTATAGGgctaaaagacatttttattactGACGTTAGTATGATGATAATAGCCTTTCATCATTGCAACCAGGTGACACTGTTCTCATGAAatcatttgggaaaaaaatagttAAGTTGAATTTGTACTGGCTTCTTTTTAGCAACTCGTTCATTTCTAGCATTGGGACCATTTCAAATCTGTAGACCCACAAGAGTGATAGAGCTTGATTAATCTGTATTAGTGAGTGTCTGGTGTGTTTCTGATGTGACACTCTGTAAACTGAAACCTTTCCACTGGGAATGAGGGGACTGTGCTGACGCCATTCCACTGTTCCTGATCTAATAAGCACTTTTATATGGTGCAAACCAtgctatttaacatttaaatataagatTTTAGAAATGATAACCAAATTTctaacaattttaatttaaagttgcatctgttgttgttgtgtttataacCGGATACAGAGTGACTCAAACAGTGTTGTTTTCTGTATCCGGTTTTCTGTACAATTTATCAGCTGTTGCATCAAACAGATATGTCACATGGCCACATTATCTGTGCATTACCCATTAAACAATTTATGGGTACTTTATGGGAAACCGAAGTGTTATGCACTATACATTGTGTTGCATCATACACTAAAGATGTCTGAGTTATTTCTGAGATTCTGGTTATTATGTGTTGATAAGTTCCCATTTGCTTCTGGTAGAGGACCAGGTTCTCTCTTTTGGCAGGGACACAGTTGAATTCACACTTAtagcaacaaacaaaacagtcagcttttgcttctgcacacacacacttttttttctcttttgcagcATTGCACCAAGTTTAGTAAGAAACGGAATGCAACAAGTTGTCATACCTTATATATGACCTTGTATCACACATTTTAGTTCGATCAGAGATGCATGCGCCTCTAAGAATCCTACAAACCAGTGTTCAGAACTCTTCTGCTATAGCATCATTCCAAACAgaagtgcaaaaaaaatttaaaaaatgttccaaaGGACAATTATTTATGATAAATGAAGTTTGTGCCAAGTTATGCTTTACACATAGTTATGTTAAACTTCTTTTCTGGTGTCCTTGCAAGAATATAGGCAAAGTTACCAGGTTTACATGAGTAAAATTATTACAGATAACATTGCACATACAAGACAATAAGTGATTACTCAAAATCTCAGGCTCACTCATATAATGCATATAGTTATGATAATTATGTGTATACAGCACTCTGGTGCGGCATTATTGGCCATTAGAGTTCAGTTGTCTCCTCACTTAAAGTTCTGTCTCCATGACAACCATCATTTGAGGGATCTGTGCTTTCCTCGCTGAAAATGTGATCATGTGCTATAAACTCAGCAGTGCCTTATGCAAATCCTCACATAATGAAAACTATCACTCAAGGGGCCTGGGAGAATACTCATAACTCCCTCTTGTGGCAAAACAGACACAGTTACAAGTCATCTGTGATCAAATAAAGAAATCATATGCCTCACTTTCAGGTTATGGTTCTGTTCTTCTTCTTTATGTTCACATTTGCAGATGTAGAATACACTGGTGAATCTCTGTAAAAGTGTACCAGTGCCTACAAACACTACTGAAGTTTTGAAAAACCTCTATTTAAAGAGACAAGCAATTGTGACATAATTATAGCGAGTAACTGTACATGAATTACGCCCCTTATTGGCAGTTCTGTCTCCATGACAACTATTGTGTAATTTGTCTATGCCCTTGATGGCCTTGTTGCTAGATAATAAAAGCGTGCTCCCTATTTGAAATGCCATTGTGTAAACTCTAATAATGGTTACGGTAAGTGTTGGGGTTATGAAATAACACTAATTAGACAGCGGGTTACAATACCAAATTGTGCATGATTACTTGcacatttcaattacaatcactTCACTTCAGTAATATATGTTGCTCTAACATTAATTGCTTAGTGGATACAGGTTTCCAGTCTTTCACAAACAATCAAATACTTTTATAGAGAGAAATAAATTGCAGAATAAGTCAATGTAATAAgtgcatgtattttaaatacacatttatataattagCCTATTGTAAAATGGTGGTGTTAAATATGTTAAGAAACAgacttttaaatgtgttttttagtcAAGTGCTTTAGCAAGAGACTCAAGGTTCAGGTTTGCAGCAACATGGTATGTAGgtcctgcacatttttgtttttctgaattgtgtgaaatggctaataataataagtaatacaAAACGATTATGTGGTCACCAGGATGAAAtggtttagtcttgacttctggtcGTAAGTAACAGTGCTTGGGGGGATGAGAAATCTGTTGATTGTCatgccaaataaacacagagatggacaggaaaaattcaaagccatcaggtgcccaatttaaaaaaaaaaaaagaaaagaaaagaagaagaggagaaatgaGCAAAAGATAAAAGGTATGCAGCTATGTTCTCTCTGTATGATTATTATGGTATCCATGTCATGAATGaagggctaatgttaattggtggGTATAACTCTTAAGTTTGTTAGCCTTTTTGCTATGATGCTTCCTATACTTATACAATAACAATTCGGTTTTAACTCAACAAACACGAGAtctaatttcaccataatattgtgctttgcaacaaaactaTCAACTCTCAGTTGGGTTAAGGTTAGGCCCTGTAATTAGCCAAcggaattttcaaatctgtgtaattataatttaaatccgACTactttcaaattgtatttcataaacTAACATCTCAGACAttaaaatgttatggggtttcaaatcaaaaaatgactttctgttacagaacagggcattgatttcatacatgttcactgtagaggacatcaggacttaaatcatgtttatcaggcattttgggagacacaagtgaatatggaaataaatggaaataaattatacatcaatattcctataaaatattagatattattatttaaatgttgccaattattactccaattattacacttcattaaatgttgctacaaaaacacattaatatgcaaattagatacagtgtacagatacattgcattgaatgggaatattaatttatggccattttacccacatattgcataaagtaaaatggtgaatcaattcattccattatatctttcataacatatttgagaatcatctttatacatattttggtttaaaaaaaaatccagaaatccAAAAAGTTATTagtgattgaaaaaaaatctcattgttttcatgtcattttattttttaaacaagtgtccactacagaggacatatgaataaaatatcttttttcaaaaaaggtttttttttttttaccattttttaccatttgtttcttatgcgctaaacaatgtaatgacactttttttctggattctcttaaatgtgtttttcaaatgttctaatgAATGATTTGTGcaattgataaatataattttctctttcacttatgtttttataataaaatgtaactgtttgtgcagaattctttttttgggggggtgtaATTCAATGTTGAACCGCCACTGATGTTATGTTATGAAggtacgagaatactttttttggggggtgggtgggggtttGTAATTCAATGTTGAACTGTCACTGATGTTATTTTATGAAggtacgagaatactttttttggggggtggggtgggggggggtttgtAATTCAATGTTGAACTGTCACTGATGTTATTTTATGAAggtacgagaatactttttgtgcacaaagaaaacaaaaataatgactattctTCCAGGACAGTCTGCCGCCATTATCAAGAGTACCACAACGCATGTGTTAAGGTATTCTATGCTAGGTTTCTGTGCCTTGAATGTGGAAGTTCTCTCGCTGTCTATGaaagtcagaaagctcttggatttcatcaaaaatataatttgtgtccCGATGAaggaaggtcttacaggtttgaaacaatatgagggtaggtaattaatgacagaattttcatttctaggtgaactgtccctttaaagttcCAAGTTGTCAAATAGTTTACTTAGTCTTCTTAGacctagtaaaaaataaattaaaatggtccaataaggtaataaaaaaaataatgtatttgcgTTTATTCATGCAACAAATGGAAGTGTGCATTGTGTgcgtttatataaaaatattaatgtatatgtTTCATCAGtgcaatattataataaattaaataacttaagaAAATACCTTCAcacatcttaaaatacatttcttgaatttgtaattctttttctcacatttagtaaaaaaaaaaaaaaaatggacaaatgaCTCAAAACAGGTTTATTTAATGGAAACCAGTCAGCATCAAGTTATTTCAGTGTATCTCTAAAGCAGTCCAAACCACTTTTCTCAAAAATCACAAGTGTTACATATAAACATGTACAGGTACATCAAGCCAGCGGTTGTTATGAACTGCATAaatgttatgaaataaaatagaccacctttaagcaaaaaaaatatttgaagctTTTTTACaacatgattaaaatgtttaaaacttaaagttccattttgagaaatgttaaaaatgttatcaaAGTTCTTTCAATCAAAACGTCACATCTAGTTTTAATAAGCAAACTTCTACATTTCtgtgaaatgcatttaaattctgaACATGAGGGAATCTGAGGGAATGATCATCTCATACTATCTTCCATCATGCAAGCAGCCAGATGCTCTCAGATCCCAGTGATTGTTGTTCTTTGTAATTAGTGCTTTATCAGTTTGCATTTAAAGGCAATTCCTCGTGGAGAGATTGACAGATTTTAACCTGAGAAACtctgcattacaaaataaatagattGAAGTATTTTACTTTTCCCAACTTGTGCACTATCTACACTGACATTCCCTGTGTCACATTATGAAACACACATAGTAGCTGAACATAATCTTAAATATGCCCCTCGTGGAGTGTAGTATTAACAGGAATTCTGGTAACATCAGGTAATATTTCCATTGATCCAATCACTGAAACGGAAATTAATATTGGGttcaaaataatagaaataaatgtaacaatCTAAAGCACAGTTGGTCGTCAGATACATCATTACTTCACTTTAGAAAGGTTTTAAATACTATATGCAGTGCTTGAAAACAATTCAACTTTGTCAAAAATGAATTTGTAGTGAAACCACTTCAGTTTGGCGAAGTGAACTGGAATGAGAACTTCCGAGATCTAGCAATGTTCATATTGCATGGAGAACATGGACAATAAAGTGCATCATTCGTGAATTGCCTGACATCTAGTGGTTAACTGGCAGAAGTGCAGTAAACAATCAACCAGTTTTGCCAAAACAATGACACATGGAGTGGAGCGGTGAGGGACAGGGTGACAGGTTATGCTATCAGCCTCAGCTCTAGCCTGCCAGAGGAGTATTCAGACTGTACTCATGCAGAGCAGTAGTGTTTTCTCCACAATCCACATACTGGTACATCTCCTGAGACACCTGCTCAGCGTGGCCAAAGTACACAGTAGTGACGGTTATCCTGCAAACCAACAAGCAAGCACATTAACCTGATGTTTTGTTGTCTAATGTGTTAGGACATATGCTTATTGAATTCATTTATACATCtgcttatatattaatttatttacattatttatgaatgtatCACTAAAACTTAATATTCCCAttccatttaatttaatactGGTAAAACCTGTAAATTTAAAGGAGTAATTAACctgtgtggaacacaaaagaagatattttgaaaaatgttgataatcaaacaaatgctggtagccattgacttccatagtgtgaaaaaatactatggaagccaatggctATAGATAAatagttatatgtatatatgtgtgtgtgtgtgtatatatatatatatatatatatacacacacacgcacaaatatCTACGTTGTTTGAGAGCGTCTCTATTACATCATTCGCCATGAAAGAGATTtctctgcagaatcatgggtaattaCATTCCTAGTTTTCCACTAGGAATTTTGCTGTTAGTACTTGCTAACATGGGGCTGATGGATtcaacaaaaccataaaacactGATTAACAAAGCTGTAGCTTGCAATGTTTTGCACAATACTTACTGCATCATAACCACAATGTTGTGCACCTTGATGCTCTGCAGGGTACAGTAGTCACTGGAAGACAGAGGAAGTTAAAAAGGTttgccaggaaaaaaaaatatatttgctacgTCTTGTGTTTTCATGCATGATGAAAAGTGTGTAAACTTACTACATATAGCTAATTTCATCTGCAATAGTGGTAGGCACCATGTAGTCAATCTGACAAGAAAACAGAAGTATTACAAAAGAAtaatcaatgtttatatatatatacgctgaAACATACCGATTTTTAAACcgctatttcaaataaagctcTACCTGCTTCATATCCAGAGGGCCGATAGTGGTTATGTTGCTAATGCGGGTTTTTCCAATCACGGTCTTAGAAAACTGCACCTGGGCTGTGATGTTGGCCACATCCACTGAGTAATAGTTGTTGTTAGTAATATTCAGTGAgttctttaaaagaaagaaagagaaattatcAGAATAAACTACAGGACTTTTGCCCCGTTTTACAGTCAAGGAGTTGAGACTAGTTGCCAAAATTTTTTACAATTGTCTGCAAATTTTGGACAGTCGGActtgacagatttcatagaaaattgtATAGTGTACAATAGGCACAGACTCTGATTTTAGCTGGCAAATGTATGATGTctagtattttaaaatctgtttagtATAGTGTATTCCAGCATTAAATGACAACAGAATCGTCTTAATTAGAATCTCTTAAACTTTCTTCTGAAGCAGATACActgtaacacttttaaaaacatcatttGTGTCATGTGTGTTCAGTGATAACTTACAGTGACATTGAGATACACAATGCGTTTGCTCTGGTCATAGGACACATAGACAGACTTCACTCCCACGTAGTTGACATCAATGGAACGTGGGAAAAGGAAGAAGACAGCCAGGCTGGAGAGCAGCAGGCACACAATGACTGAAGCAGTCACATACAGCTTGCTGTAggataaatatataacatagatTAGTCAGAGAGCCCAATCAGTATTctataataacataaaacaaatgcaaGCTCTTTTATAGTTTCACAAAAGGATTGATATTACCTGGTTTAACAAAACGCATCAGGATAAAAATCTTTCAAGGTTTCTTACGTTCTCCTTGGTCTCAGCCTCTGGTCGCTGTATGGGATCAGGGCCACCAGCTGATTTTCTTGGCCTGCATAAACATGTCACAGTGTGTTACATGGTGTGCATTTTAGTGAGAGATGACATTTCAGATCAggttactttaaaaacatttcaattaacaGGAACTCTCTAGATGAAGTGTTTTAAACTGAGTTTAGAAATGTACCTCGCGGGATCCTTCCAGTGCCTTGGCATGTGGGGCAGGTGACGCTGTCCCGGCCAGTGAACTCCACGTAAGGGAACTGAGACACATCTCCCCCGTTCTTACTGTCATCGGTCTGCATGGGTGATGAGGTCAGGCTCTCCTTACCCTCATCATGACAGGTGTGCTTCGGCAGGTGGGATAGAGTCTTCCCCATTTTTTACACCTGGTGATAAGAGCAAAGTTTTAATACTGTATGGGTAAAAAATGCAATCTGTACTATAAAAGTAGGGTTAAAAGCAGAATGCCTAAAATACTGTGCATATAAATACCACCAAAACTATTTAGAacagaatatataataaattacagaacagaATTTTAGTAGAAATAAAACAGAATCTTTAACAGAGTATGTGATACAATGAAATGGTGAATATAGAATCAGAATCgttagaggaaaaaaaacaacaacagaacttTTAATGAAGAATCAAATAGAATACAACCTCTTTGATAATCAAATACAAGAGAAACATCTACAGATAAGTGAAGAGATTAAAATACAACCTTCGCTCAGTAATGAAACATAATAGAATCTTTAACTGAGAACCA harbors:
- the LOC109065705 gene encoding transmembrane protein 106B-like, whose translation is MGKTLSHLPKHTCHDEGKESLTSSPMQTDDSKNGGDVSQFPYVEFTGRDSVTCPTCQGTGRIPRGQENQLVALIPYSDQRLRPRRTKLYVTASVIVCLLLSSLAVFFLFPRSIDVNYVGVKSVYVSYDQSKRIVYLNVTNSLNITNNNYYSVDVANITAQVQFSKTVIGKTRISNITTIGPLDMKQIDYMVPTTIADEISYMYDYCTLQSIKVHNIVVMMQITVTTVYFGHAEQVSQEMYQYVDCGENTTALHEYSLNTPLAG